Proteins co-encoded in one Planctomycetota bacterium genomic window:
- a CDS encoding phosphoglycerate kinase codes for MKKTVADIDVTSKRVLMRVDFNVPLDGETITDDRRITQALPTIKAVLAGGGKLILMSHLGRPKGQRKPEFTLAPVAKHLATLLPGTSVDFADDCIGDAVAAKVDALQDGQVLLLENLRYHAGEEKNDPDFAKQLAVFADVYVNDAFGTAHREHASTFGVPQLLDGKPRVAGFLINKELEYLGGALEEPKRPFVAVLGGAKVSDKIKVIERLLDKADTLLIGGAMAYTFFLAQGKKVGDSLVEPDKVDLATSLMKKAGEKLKLPVDTVTATEMTDDATTTIVEGDIPDGREGFDIGPETRSHFLDIVENAGTVVWNGPMGVFEKVPFAAGTQAIADACVACTDKGGITIIGGGDSAAAVEKLGLSERVSHVSTGGGASLEFLEKGRFTTLDLLDD; via the coding sequence ATGAAAAAGACCGTCGCCGATATCGATGTCACTTCCAAGCGTGTGCTGATGCGTGTGGATTTCAACGTGCCGCTGGACGGCGAGACGATCACCGACGATCGCCGCATCACCCAGGCGCTGCCGACGATCAAGGCGGTACTCGCCGGCGGAGGCAAGCTGATCCTCATGTCCCACCTCGGTCGGCCCAAGGGCCAACGAAAGCCCGAGTTCACCCTCGCTCCGGTCGCCAAGCATCTTGCAACGCTGCTGCCCGGCACCTCGGTCGACTTCGCCGACGACTGCATCGGTGACGCGGTGGCCGCCAAGGTGGATGCGTTACAGGATGGCCAAGTGCTGTTGCTGGAAAACCTCCGTTATCACGCCGGCGAGGAAAAGAACGACCCCGACTTCGCCAAACAGCTCGCCGTCTTCGCCGACGTCTACGTCAACGACGCCTTCGGTACCGCCCACCGCGAACACGCCTCGACCTTCGGCGTTCCGCAGCTGCTCGACGGCAAGCCGCGTGTCGCTGGCTTTCTCATCAACAAGGAACTGGAGTACCTCGGCGGCGCGCTCGAAGAGCCGAAGCGGCCGTTCGTCGCCGTGCTCGGCGGGGCGAAGGTCTCCGACAAAATCAAGGTGATCGAGCGTTTGCTCGACAAGGCCGACACACTGCTCATCGGTGGCGCGATGGCGTACACGTTCTTCCTCGCCCAAGGCAAGAAGGTCGGCGACTCGCTGGTCGAGCCGGACAAGGTCGACCTCGCCACGAGCCTGATGAAGAAAGCCGGCGAGAAGCTCAAGCTGCCGGTCGACACCGTCACCGCCACGGAGATGACCGACGACGCCACGACGACCATCGTCGAGGGCGACATCCCCGACGGCCGCGAGGGCTTCGACATCGGCCCCGAAACCCGCAGTCACTTCCTCGACATCGTCGAGAACGCCGGCACCGTGGTCTGGAACGGCCCGATGGGCGTGTTCGAGAAGGTGCCGTTCGCTGCCGGGACCCAGGCGATCGCCGACGCGTGTGTGGCATGCACCGACAAGGGCGGCATCACGATCATCGGCGGCGGCGACAGTGCCGCGGCCGTCGAAAAGCTCGGCCTCTCCGAACGTGTCAGCCACGTCTCCACCGGCGGTGGCGCGAGTCTCGAGTTCCTCGAAAAGGGCCGGTTCACCACCCTCGACCTGCTGGACGATTGA
- a CDS encoding ATPase, T2SS/T4P/T4SS family, whose protein sequence is MPPTATADAPTKMPPIDQLKGRPIGRVLTKMGKVKREQVVEALNFQKQKGGALGQILRDFDYISEADLNIALAAQQGYELLDLRGMEIPPEAIKAVPAQTAQTYELIPIKFDEARKRLTVAMANQDNFQALDELRNLFGFKVEAKIAEADQIKSLITKYYDTADESLGDVLGELNTDDNLADLKKKSGGESLDLETLKDAADSNPVRKLINLVLLQAIKDKASDIHFEPFEDEYKLRYRIDGVLYEMMPPPNHIGAALSSRVKVMANLDIAERRMPQDGRIELNVNNQQIDLRVSVLPTMFGESVVMRVLDRSNVNLDLEMIGLSPEELKIVRVLINKPNGIVIVTGPTGSGKTTTLYSALNELNDPTEKLITAEDPVEYDIDGIIQCQIRPDIEMTFARILRSMLRQDPDTILVGEIRDRETAEIAVQASLTGHLVFSTLHTNDAPSSIARLLDLGLEPFLVTATLEGVIAQRLVRKICLDCKTEYTPALEQLMELELKPEDVEGQKFFYGKGCDNCNNTGYKGRLGVFEIMTLDDDMREMIVNRDSTQKLRDAAKARGMTTLRDAGLKAIFDGLSTIEEVVRETIVEE, encoded by the coding sequence ATGCCCCCGACCGCCACTGCCGACGCCCCGACGAAGATGCCCCCGATCGACCAGCTCAAAGGACGTCCGATCGGCCGCGTGCTTACGAAGATGGGCAAGGTCAAGCGCGAGCAGGTCGTCGAAGCGCTGAACTTCCAGAAGCAGAAGGGCGGTGCGCTGGGGCAAATCCTGCGCGACTTCGATTACATCTCCGAGGCCGACCTTAACATCGCCCTCGCCGCCCAGCAGGGCTACGAACTTCTTGATCTGCGTGGGATGGAGATTCCGCCCGAAGCGATCAAGGCCGTCCCCGCCCAGACGGCGCAGACGTACGAGTTGATCCCGATCAAGTTCGATGAAGCCAGGAAGCGGCTCACCGTCGCGATGGCCAATCAGGACAACTTCCAGGCACTCGACGAGCTGCGCAACCTGTTCGGCTTCAAGGTCGAGGCGAAGATCGCCGAGGCCGACCAGATCAAGTCGTTGATCACCAAGTACTACGACACCGCCGACGAGTCGCTCGGCGACGTCCTTGGCGAACTCAACACCGACGACAACCTCGCCGACCTCAAGAAGAAGTCCGGCGGAGAGAGCCTCGACCTCGAGACGCTCAAGGATGCCGCGGATTCCAACCCGGTCCGCAAGCTGATCAACCTCGTGTTGCTTCAAGCGATCAAGGACAAGGCGTCCGACATCCACTTCGAGCCGTTCGAGGACGAATACAAGCTGCGGTATCGCATCGACGGTGTGCTGTACGAGATGATGCCGCCGCCGAACCACATCGGTGCGGCGCTCTCGTCGCGTGTGAAGGTCATGGCGAACCTCGACATCGCCGAGCGCCGCATGCCTCAGGACGGCCGTATCGAACTCAACGTCAACAACCAGCAGATCGACCTTCGTGTGTCGGTCTTGCCGACGATGTTCGGTGAGTCGGTCGTGATGCGTGTGCTGGACCGCAGCAACGTGAACCTCGATTTGGAGATGATCGGGCTCAGCCCCGAGGAGCTCAAGATCGTCCGCGTGCTGATCAACAAGCCAAACGGCATCGTGATCGTCACCGGCCCGACCGGCTCGGGCAAAACCACCACGCTCTACTCCGCTCTCAACGAACTCAACGACCCGACCGAAAAACTCATCACCGCCGAGGACCCGGTCGAATACGACATTGACGGCATCATCCAGTGTCAGATCCGACCCGACATCGAGATGACGTTCGCGCGGATCCTCCGCTCCATGCTGCGTCAAGACCCGGACACCATTCTCGTGGGTGAGATCCGTGACCGCGAGACCGCCGAGATCGCGGTGCAGGCATCGCTCACCGGTCACTTGGTCTTCTCGACCTTGCACACCAACGACGCACCCTCGTCGATCGCACGTCTGCTCGACCTTGGCCTCGAGCCGTTCCTGGTGACCGCGACGCTCGAAGGCGTGATCGCCCAGCGCCTGGTGCGAAAGATCTGCCTCGACTGCAAGACCGAGTACACCCCCGCGCTCGAACAGCTGATGGAGCTCGAGCTCAAGCCCGAGGACGTCGAAGGGCAGAAGTTCTTCTACGGCAAGGGTTGCGACAACTGCAACAACACCGGCTACAAGGGCCGGCTTGGCGTGTTCGAGATCATGACGCTCGATGACGACATGCGCGAGATGATCGTCAACCGTGACTCGACGCAGAAGCTCCGCGATGCCGCCAAGGCCCGCGGCATGACCACCCTCCGCGATGCCGGCTTGAAGGCGATCTTCGACGGCCTGTCGACCATCGAGGAAGTCGTCCGCGAGACGATCGTCGAAGAATAG
- a CDS encoding type IV pilus twitching motility protein PilT yields MATIQIDRLLETVVKRKASDLHLAIGKPPTLRLSGRLRELQTKVLDPEDTVSLMKAITPERIQQEYEETGSGDFGFAYGEEARFRVAIFKQKGACSLVLRRIPNTILTFEQIGLPEMARQICRRPRGIFLVTGPTGSGKTTTLACMINYINEQFDRHIITMEDPIEYYHPHKKSIVVQREIGVDTPSFSEALRRALRQDPDVMLVGEMLDLPTISSAITAAETGHLVFGTLHTSGAASTINRIIDAFPTDQQEQVRVQLANNLIAVLSQALMPRADTDGMLAAYEFMYVTPSIQNLIRENKSYRIDSDIQTGKKYGMQLLDDNLWMHYLAGHITAEDAVDKSKNPGGMVDRIQRHGADDIDDLDDGLLAEVDDDDDGGGAGAEPEDAAALQARRDRMKKM; encoded by the coding sequence ATGGCCACGATTCAGATCGACAGACTGCTTGAGACCGTCGTCAAGCGCAAGGCGTCCGACCTTCACCTTGCCATTGGCAAGCCGCCGACGTTGCGCCTCTCCGGGCGGCTGCGTGAGTTGCAGACCAAGGTGCTCGACCCCGAGGACACCGTCTCGCTCATGAAGGCGATCACGCCCGAGCGCATCCAGCAGGAGTACGAAGAGACCGGCTCGGGCGACTTCGGTTTCGCGTATGGCGAGGAGGCCCGCTTCCGCGTGGCGATCTTCAAGCAGAAGGGCGCTTGCTCGTTGGTGCTGCGGCGAATCCCGAACACGATTCTGACCTTCGAGCAGATCGGCTTGCCGGAGATGGCCCGCCAGATCTGCCGGCGCCCGCGTGGCATCTTCCTCGTGACTGGCCCGACCGGCTCGGGCAAGACCACGACGCTCGCGTGCATGATCAACTACATCAACGAGCAGTTCGATCGGCACATCATCACGATGGAAGACCCCATCGAGTACTACCACCCGCACAAGAAATCCATCGTCGTGCAGCGCGAGATCGGCGTCGATACGCCGTCGTTCTCCGAAGCGCTGCGGCGTGCCTTGCGTCAGGACCCCGACGTCATGCTCGTGGGTGAGATGCTTGACTTGCCGACGATCTCCTCGGCGATCACCGCCGCGGAAACCGGTCACTTGGTCTTCGGCACGCTCCACACCTCCGGTGCCGCTTCAACTATCAACCGAATCATCGACGCGTTCCCGACCGACCAGCAGGAGCAGGTTCGTGTGCAGCTGGCGAACAACCTCATCGCCGTGCTTTCGCAGGCGCTGATGCCCCGCGCCGACACCGACGGCATGCTCGCGGCGTACGAGTTCATGTACGTCACGCCCTCGATCCAGAACCTCATCCGCGAAAACAAGTCCTACCGCATCGACTCGGACATTCAGACCGGTAAGAAGTACGGCATGCAGCTGCTGGACGACAACCTCTGGATGCACTACCTCGCCGGGCACATCACCGCCGAGGACGCGGTCGACAAGTCCAAGAACCCCGGCGGCATGGTCGATCGCATCCAGCGTCACGGGGCCGACGACATCGATGACCTCGACGACGGCCTGCTCGCCGAGGTCGACGATGATGATGACGGCGGTGGTGCGGGTGCCGAGCCCGAGGACGCTGCCGCCCTCCAGGCCCGTCGTGACCGGATGAAGAAGATGTAA
- a CDS encoding ATPase, T2SS/T4P/T4SS family translates to MAKLQKKLGEILVDWGINKPEEIKQGLDHAKEKKLRIGEALVDLKISTEANVYKALAAQQNLEFEDLDANSVPPNAVNAIPDDLMRKHLILPLGNEGGKMRVAMHDPLDFELQEILRFRIGKEIKPVLAPKTKIKQVIDSLFNANATSTIDQTMDRTIDRLRDTMDRSMDGSIDKSIDKSIDKSIDKSIDLGSMGEDADDPTQAPIIKLVQAMIAEAVRTRASDIHIEPMKDRVKVRYRIDGECVERDKIPLRMRGPLISRIKIMAGIDIAEKRLPQDGRIKMTVDNQQIDFRVSTLPAYHGESTVLRILRPDNVRIGLENMGFESEDYAEFEKIIKRPNGIFLVTGPTGSGKTTTLYGALNVLNRPDRKIITAEDPVEYNFAGINQCQVREAIGLSFAKILRAMLRQAPNIILVGEIRDLEVAEVAIQAALTGHLVFSTLHTNDAPSAITRLIDMGVKPFLVASAVQAIMAQRLVRVLCPKCKVIDKEPDENWLRLAGITQEMLEGKTLYKPRGCDHCAGTGFRGRQGIFELMKLNNEVRQLAFDRAPTNKIRKAARDSGMKTLLQDGVIKVLKGVTTAEEIVKVAQVEGVATE, encoded by the coding sequence ATGGCCAAACTCCAGAAAAAACTCGGTGAAATCCTCGTCGATTGGGGCATCAATAAGCCCGAAGAGATCAAGCAGGGCCTCGACCACGCCAAGGAAAAAAAGCTCCGCATCGGCGAGGCGCTGGTCGATTTGAAAATCTCCACCGAGGCCAACGTTTACAAGGCATTGGCCGCCCAGCAGAACCTGGAGTTCGAGGACCTCGACGCCAATAGCGTGCCGCCTAATGCGGTCAACGCGATCCCCGACGACCTGATGCGTAAGCACCTGATCCTCCCGTTGGGCAACGAGGGGGGCAAGATGCGCGTCGCCATGCACGACCCGCTCGATTTCGAGCTTCAGGAAATCCTCCGCTTCCGTATCGGCAAGGAGATCAAGCCGGTCCTGGCACCCAAGACCAAAATCAAGCAGGTCATCGACTCGCTGTTCAACGCCAACGCGACCAGCACCATCGACCAGACGATGGACCGCACCATCGACCGTTTGCGCGACACGATGGACCGGTCCATGGACGGCTCGATCGACAAGTCCATCGACAAATCGATCGACAAGAGCATCGACAAATCGATCGACCTCGGGAGCATGGGCGAGGACGCCGACGACCCGACGCAGGCACCGATCATCAAGCTGGTACAGGCGATGATCGCCGAGGCGGTGCGGACGCGTGCGTCGGATATTCACATCGAGCCGATGAAGGACCGCGTCAAGGTGCGCTACCGCATCGACGGCGAGTGTGTCGAGCGCGACAAGATCCCGCTGCGCATGCGTGGTCCGCTGATCTCGCGCATCAAGATCATGGCCGGCATCGACATCGCCGAGAAGCGCCTCCCCCAGGACGGCCGCATCAAGATGACCGTCGACAACCAGCAGATCGACTTCCGTGTCTCGACGCTGCCCGCCTACCACGGCGAGTCGACCGTGCTGCGTATTCTGCGGCCCGACAACGTCCGCATCGGCCTAGAGAACATGGGCTTCGAGTCCGAGGACTACGCGGAGTTCGAGAAGATCATCAAACGCCCCAACGGCATCTTCCTCGTCACGGGCCCGACCGGTTCTGGTAAGACGACCACGCTCTACGGTGCGCTCAACGTTCTGAACCGCCCGGACCGCAAGATCATCACCGCCGAGGACCCGGTCGAATACAACTTCGCCGGCATCAACCAGTGCCAGGTCCGCGAAGCGATCGGTCTGTCATTCGCGAAAATCCTTCGGGCCATGCTGCGTCAGGCACCCAACATCATTCTCGTGGGTGAGATTCGTGACCTCGAAGTGGCCGAGGTCGCTATCCAGGCGGCACTCACCGGTCACTTGGTGTTCTCTACGCTCCACACCAACGACGCCCCGTCGGCCATCACGCGTCTGATCGACATGGGCGTGAAGCCGTTCCTGGTCGCATCCGCGGTGCAGGCGATCATGGCCCAGCGTCTGGTGCGCGTGCTGTGCCCGAAATGTAAGGTGATCGACAAGGAACCTGACGAAAACTGGCTGCGCTTGGCGGGCATCACGCAGGAGATGCTCGAGGGCAAAACTCTCTACAAGCCGCGCGGTTGCGACCACTGCGCCGGCACCGGCTTCCGTGGCCGACAGGGCATCTTCGAGCTCATGAAGCTCAACAACGAAGTCCGCCAACTCGCCTTCGACCGCGCCCCGACCAACAAGATCCGCAAGGCCGCCCGCGACAGCGGCATGAAGACCCTGCTGCAGGACGGCGTGATCAAAGTGCTCAAGGGCGTGACCACCGCCGAGGAAATCGTCAAGGTCGCCCAGGTCGAGGGCGTTGCCACAGAGTAA
- the holA gene encoding DNA polymerase III subunit delta, translating into MAKTATTNTAGTTVKPGLPVYALVGEVPFLQQQSLAAITATLSDEPQRIDVDGERAGLAEVLDELRSFAMFGGEKLVVVRDADEFISKHRPQLEDYVAAPADSGTLVLRCRSLPGNQRIAKSIAKVGQVIKCEPPKERELPAWIEQRARTAHGLEMDRDAADLLADLIGAELGRIDNELAKLALNVDGPVTAQTIRAGGVAFQREQQMWSMTDALSSGDTAEAVRRWRQLQQTDSSAAFRAVTWLAIWVEKATAARRMKLRSNASDFAIGKELRIWPASNVGPLLAQAETMGDVGLRRALDQLALLDRRIKTGFANVGPAVERFLVTL; encoded by the coding sequence ATGGCCAAGACCGCCACCACGAACACAGCCGGCACGACCGTCAAACCCGGACTCCCGGTCTACGCACTCGTCGGCGAAGTCCCGTTCCTTCAACAACAGAGTCTGGCGGCGATTACGGCAACGCTATCCGATGAGCCGCAACGGATCGACGTGGACGGCGAGCGGGCCGGACTCGCCGAGGTACTCGACGAGTTGCGTAGCTTTGCGATGTTTGGCGGCGAGAAGCTCGTGGTTGTTCGCGACGCCGACGAGTTCATTTCCAAGCACCGCCCCCAACTCGAAGATTACGTTGCCGCGCCCGCCGATTCGGGGACGCTGGTGCTGCGTTGCCGATCGCTCCCGGGCAACCAGCGGATCGCCAAGTCGATCGCGAAGGTCGGTCAGGTGATCAAGTGCGAGCCGCCCAAGGAGCGCGAGCTACCGGCGTGGATCGAGCAACGGGCGCGGACCGCGCACGGCCTCGAGATGGATCGCGACGCGGCCGACCTGCTCGCCGACCTCATCGGCGCGGAGCTCGGCCGGATCGACAACGAGCTGGCGAAGCTCGCGTTGAACGTGGACGGCCCGGTCACCGCCCAGACCATCCGCGCCGGCGGCGTGGCATTCCAGCGGGAGCAGCAGATGTGGAGCATGACCGACGCGCTGAGCAGCGGCGACACGGCCGAGGCCGTGCGACGCTGGCGACAACTTCAGCAGACCGACAGTTCCGCGGCCTTCCGTGCCGTGACCTGGCTGGCGATCTGGGTCGAGAAAGCCACCGCCGCCAGGCGGATGAAGCTCCGCAGCAACGCCAGCGACTTCGCCATCGGCAAGGAACTACGCATCTGGCCCGCGAGCAACGTCGGGCCGCTACTGGCACAGGCCGAGACGATGGGCGACGTCGGGCTGCGGCGCGCGCTGGATCAACTCGCCCTGCTGGACCGGCGGATCAAGACTGGCTTCGCCAACGTCGGCCCGGCGGTGGAACGTTTTCTCGTGACGCTTTGA
- a CDS encoding ComEC/Rec2 family competence protein produces MTHKPGTAPVSCRLAKVVFLSQHNAITGNLARVGSPASFRRAALPVALALIGGIVLSTHIAPWPWVALAIATMAFVISLAGRSTTILLLGFAALGFAAAQHHWHRYAPNDVAHFTTAKPQLVRVRLRLDEPPRVRIPDADAMIPMPPMQNSIAEVVAIETIDGWANTRGSVLLNVRRVDPRLAAGQTIEALALLRRPAPAMNPGQFDWSRHYRADRILAGVSINGPDQLRIIDTAAPPLRTAARAFVRQRLTAGFDDMDVIDAALLTALILGERDPLMSDVADDFRAIGAGHHLAISGMHVAIMGGFVFLVARLTQLPPRPALLAATVFVLAYGWLAQPTPSVARAVILWSAFAVGLLLRHKADPLQSLSVAAIIVLLLQPHDLFSAGFQLSFGTVFGLLVLTPIVVERVTEWARPDDAYLASGWSVAARWFDNKTINVVAATLVAWAVSMPLVAWHFGQLNPWGVAGSILLSGPTMLALCVGLLKVLASTAVPWGDALWADLAAIPAGWMRSSAASLSGLPAADVPLPQPALLIVLIYFAALAAAVRKWPTGTMRWSTRGALAAATFVLIVGPYLQRKPALTIAAPQALAGEVDEVRVTVLAVGAGQCVVIETPQRRTWLIDAGSATMSDPMGRAIGPYLRRAKLTAIEGLLITHANADHYGAAGDVATRYAPGTVLVGPRFIDDAQRDPAGLAVLRQLNAADLPPTVVSAGERVPLGRNAYLEVLWPPVLGEQWTANDTSLVVRLHVADRTMLFAGDIENAAMGELLRSAADLSADVLLAPHHGSAEELTPKFLEAVDPNWIVSSDDATPTRKQKAFEALVGDRPLLRTGRDGAITIGLGLDGSIRVEPFLK; encoded by the coding sequence ATGACCCACAAGCCGGGCACCGCGCCAGTATCGTGCCGGCTTGCCAAAGTTGTGTTTCTTTCGCAACACAACGCCATCACCGGTAACTTGGCACGGGTGGGCTCGCCAGCGTCATTTCGCCGTGCGGCATTGCCGGTGGCGCTGGCGTTGATCGGCGGGATCGTTCTCTCGACGCATATCGCCCCCTGGCCGTGGGTGGCTCTTGCGATCGCCACGATGGCGTTCGTCATCTCGCTCGCCGGGCGGTCGACGACGATCCTGCTACTCGGTTTCGCCGCACTCGGCTTCGCGGCGGCACAGCATCACTGGCACCGCTACGCCCCCAACGACGTTGCCCATTTCACAACGGCCAAGCCGCAACTGGTCCGCGTCCGCCTTCGACTCGACGAGCCGCCACGGGTCCGAATCCCGGACGCCGACGCGATGATCCCGATGCCGCCCATGCAAAACAGCATCGCGGAAGTCGTGGCCATCGAAACCATCGACGGTTGGGCGAACACCCGTGGCAGCGTCTTGCTCAACGTCCGCCGGGTCGACCCACGTCTCGCCGCCGGCCAGACGATCGAAGCACTCGCACTGCTACGCCGACCGGCCCCGGCGATGAACCCCGGACAGTTCGATTGGTCCCGGCACTACCGTGCCGACCGCATTCTCGCCGGCGTGTCGATCAACGGCCCGGATCAGCTTCGCATCATCGACACGGCCGCCCCGCCATTACGGACCGCCGCGCGGGCCTTCGTTCGCCAACGTCTCACCGCCGGGTTCGACGACATGGACGTGATCGACGCCGCGCTGCTCACGGCGCTGATTCTCGGTGAACGTGACCCGCTGATGAGCGATGTCGCCGACGACTTCCGCGCCATCGGGGCCGGCCACCACCTCGCGATCAGCGGCATGCACGTCGCAATCATGGGCGGGTTCGTGTTCCTCGTCGCCCGACTCACGCAACTGCCCCCGCGCCCGGCACTGCTGGCGGCGACCGTCTTCGTCCTCGCCTACGGCTGGCTCGCACAGCCGACACCGTCGGTCGCGCGAGCGGTGATCCTCTGGTCCGCGTTTGCCGTCGGTTTGCTACTACGGCACAAGGCCGACCCGCTGCAATCGCTGTCGGTCGCCGCGATCATCGTGCTTCTGTTGCAACCGCACGACCTGTTCTCGGCGGGGTTTCAACTCTCGTTCGGCACGGTGTTCGGGCTGCTGGTGCTCACGCCGATCGTCGTCGAGCGCGTCACCGAATGGGCCCGACCGGATGACGCCTACTTGGCCAGCGGTTGGTCGGTGGCCGCGCGGTGGTTCGACAACAAGACGATCAATGTCGTCGCCGCGACTCTCGTGGCGTGGGCGGTGTCGATGCCGCTGGTGGCTTGGCACTTCGGCCAGCTCAACCCGTGGGGCGTGGCCGGCTCAATCCTGCTGAGCGGGCCGACGATGCTCGCGCTGTGCGTCGGCTTGCTGAAGGTGCTGGCGAGCACGGCGGTCCCGTGGGGCGATGCGTTGTGGGCCGACCTCGCGGCGATTCCTGCCGGCTGGATGCGAAGCTCCGCGGCGAGCTTGTCCGGCTTGCCCGCCGCCGACGTGCCGCTGCCGCAACCGGCGTTGCTGATCGTGCTGATCTACTTCGCGGCATTGGCCGCGGCCGTGCGCAAGTGGCCGACCGGCACCATGCGATGGAGCACGCGCGGCGCCTTGGCCGCGGCGACATTCGTGCTCATCGTCGGGCCGTACCTGCAGCGCAAACCCGCCCTGACCATCGCCGCGCCCCAGGCGTTGGCGGGCGAGGTTGACGAAGTCCGCGTGACGGTGCTTGCGGTGGGAGCAGGCCAATGCGTCGTGATCGAAACACCTCAACGTCGGACTTGGTTGATCGACGCGGGCAGCGCGACGATGAGCGACCCGATGGGCCGGGCGATCGGGCCTTACCTGCGGCGTGCCAAGCTCACCGCGATTGAGGGGTTGCTTATCACGCACGCCAACGCGGATCACTACGGCGCGGCCGGCGATGTGGCCACGCGCTACGCACCGGGCACCGTGCTGGTCGGGCCGAGGTTCATCGACGACGCCCAGCGCGACCCGGCCGGCCTGGCGGTGCTTCGGCAACTCAACGCCGCGGACCTGCCGCCCACGGTCGTCTCCGCCGGGGAGCGTGTGCCACTGGGCCGGAATGCGTACCTCGAAGTGCTCTGGCCACCGGTGCTCGGGGAGCAATGGACGGCCAACGACACGTCGCTCGTGGTTAGGCTCCACGTCGCCGATCGCACGATGCTCTTCGCCGGTGACATCGAGAACGCGGCCATGGGCGAGTTGCTACGGAGCGCGGCCGATCTGTCGGCCGACGTTCTGCTCGCCCCGCACCACGGCAGCGCGGAAGAACTCACGCCAAAGTTCCTTGAGGCGGTCGATCCCAACTGGATCGTCAGCAGCGACGACGCGACGCCGACACGCAAGCAGAAGGCGTTCGAGGCACTGGTCGGCGACCGCCCGCTCCTGCGCACCGGCCGCGACGGCGCTATCACCATCGGACTCGGACTGGACGGAAGCATCCGTGTCGAGCCGTTTTTGAAGTAA